One genomic window of Sodaliphilus pleomorphus includes the following:
- a CDS encoding exonuclease domain-containing protein produces MDKVLNFVAIDFETMTAERTSACAVGMAKVVNHDIQQKFYSLINPIPDNREHNNSNIHGITPEMVALSPTFAQIFPIMAQFIGNFPIVCHNRGADINILQRCMQYYGLQGINTENNICTYELTKMSLEDCCRYYHINMGCHHDALDDAIACAEVLLAYQGDVMADTFHGSIDKAIQQFAYKKYEHDTLVPLEDEKVSNQDTPFFHASVVITGTFRAYPNRNELGKQLQALGANINTAITRKTTVVVMGNEAGPAKIKKIEELRAKGHEIRLIYEEELKQILHYGED; encoded by the coding sequence ATGGATAAGGTACTTAATTTTGTGGCCATCGACTTCGAGACGATGACGGCCGAGCGCACCAGCGCTTGTGCAGTGGGCATGGCTAAAGTAGTCAACCACGACATCCAACAAAAGTTTTACTCGCTCATCAATCCCATCCCTGACAACCGAGAGCACAACAACTCCAACATTCACGGCATCACTCCAGAGATGGTTGCACTGTCTCCAACATTCGCGCAAATTTTCCCCATCATGGCACAGTTCATCGGCAACTTCCCTATCGTGTGTCACAACCGCGGGGCCGATATCAATATCCTGCAGCGCTGCATGCAGTATTACGGCCTGCAAGGCATCAACACCGAGAACAATATTTGCACCTACGAACTAACAAAAATGTCGCTCGAGGATTGTTGCAGGTATTATCATATCAACATGGGCTGCCACCACGATGCCCTTGACGATGCTATAGCTTGCGCAGAGGTGCTGCTCGCCTATCAAGGCGACGTCATGGCCGACACCTTTCACGGCAGCATCGACAAGGCAATCCAACAATTTGCCTACAAAAAATATGAGCACGATACGCTCGTGCCGCTTGAAGATGAAAAGGTCTCCAACCAAGATACGCCATTTTTCCATGCCTCGGTGGTTATCACCGGCACTTTCAGAGCCTATCCCAACCGCAACGAGCTGGGCAAGCAACTACAAGCCCTGGGCGCGAACATCAATACCGCCATAACTCGCAAAACCACAGTCGTAGTAATGGGCAACGAAGCCGGGCCGGCAAAAATCAAAAAAATTGAAGAATTACGAGCAAAAGGTCATGAGATAAGATTAATATACGAAGAAGAACTCAAACAAATCCTGCATTATGGAGAAGACTGA
- a CDS encoding phosphoribosyltransferase, which produces MIHISNTSAFENNNNIFMVARYTYIPTTIQADGKAWGIRKKVWKFKDGDTATSSEVARWVSTTLDESMPDLENCTFVCIPASTEERTQMRYEQFSAEVCRMTQMANAYKHIKVEGERLAIHEHKVCKTISKVQVLKFDRRFFNGRKVVIFDDVITKGTSFATMVDYLEELGATVVGGIFLAATAFQHNKA; this is translated from the coding sequence ATGATACACATTTCAAACACTTCCGCTTTCGAGAACAACAACAACATCTTCATGGTAGCTCGCTACACCTACATCCCCACCACCATTCAGGCCGATGGCAAGGCTTGGGGCATCCGCAAAAAGGTGTGGAAATTCAAGGATGGCGACACCGCCACTTCAAGTGAAGTCGCCCGATGGGTCAGCACGACACTCGACGAGTCGATGCCCGACCTCGAGAACTGCACCTTCGTCTGCATACCTGCAAGCACCGAGGAGAGAACACAGATGCGCTACGAGCAATTTTCCGCCGAGGTGTGCCGCATGACGCAGATGGCCAACGCCTACAAGCACATCAAGGTTGAGGGTGAGCGCCTCGCTATCCACGAGCACAAGGTGTGCAAAACCATCTCCAAGGTGCAAGTCCTCAAGTTCGACCGCCGTTTCTTCAATGGCCGCAAGGTGGTCATCTTCGACGACGTGATCACCAAGGGCACAAGCTTCGCCACCATGGTTGACTACCTCGAGGAACTGGGCGCAACGGTGGTGGGCGGCATCTTCCTCGCCGCCACCGCCTTTCAGCACAACAAGGCCTGA